Within the Thalassotalea ponticola genome, the region GATGGACGACAAACACAAAAAAGCCCCAGTATTGCTACTAGGGCTTATTGTATAAATGGTGCCGACTGCCGGAGTCGAACTGGCGACCTACTGATTACAAGTCAGTTGCTCTACCAACTGAGCTAAGTCGGCACACAAAACTGTGTGCAGTAACAGCAATGTATTATTGCTTATACTTTGGCACCGTTAACCGTGATAATCACCATTAACAAAATATGGTGCCCAGAGGCGGAATCGAACCACCGACACGGGGATTTTCAATCCCCTGCTCTACCGACTGAGCTATCTGGGCGTGTCCTGAAGACGGGCGCTATTAAACTGTTTTTCGTTGCATAGGTCAACACTTTTTTTTAAAAAATATTTCGATCGCTTAAAAATAGTTCAATTACGCTGTTTTTTCGTTAACTGAGGGCCAATTAGTCATATCAGTGGCCAAAAAGTGGCCACTGAGGCGGTAAAGACGTTAAATAGGTATAGCGCATGTTTGATACGCTTTGCACGTCACTTAATACTTTTTTGCCACTGACAGTGTAACACTGTTGTACGTCGAGCGCCGCGCAAACTGCTGGGGCCTTGAACAAATCATCGACAATACTAAAAGCGATAACCAAGCGTTACTTCAAATTGCTCCATAGACAAGCTTATTTGTTGCTGTTGATTGGCAGGGTGTAAACCGCTGATCTGTTTTTTAGGAGAATGCATCACGCTTAGAGATAGCGCATCACCATTGTTTAGTTGATATTCGTAGCCAGCGGTGAAATGCCATTCTTGCACGCCAGGGGCGAGGATATTAAATAACACTTCTGTTTGCTCAATCGGTTGCTTGCCGTAACTTATCCCAGCGCGAAAGGTACCTTTGGCAAGGCGATAAGCTAAACCTGCTTTTGCAACCCTCATGTCTCGCCAACCAAATCCCGGCCCGTACTTGGCACCTAAAAGGTGATCTGTGCTACCCATCATGATCTGCGCAAATGCCGGCATGAAACCATGACCAATTGCGTTAACATCGGCGTATTTAATGGTTTGATGGTCGAGTGTTAACAGCAAATCGCCTTGCTGCCACGCCACGCCAACGTTCCAAGTGGTAGGAACATCGAAGCGCCCTTGCTCGGCAAACAGTCCGCTATATTTATCAAATTTGGTAACCTCTAAAATATCTTGATAGCTAGCGCCCAAAGTCATCTGCTCACTCACCCTGTGTGCAATACCGATACGGTACCCATAACCATAGCTATTATCGTAACCTCGGTTTGACACGGCGTCGGGATTTGCTGAAAAGCTCGCAAAACTGGTAAGCCCTTCGGCTGAGAATCGCTGATATACCGCAATGGGGGCAAAGCCGATTTGGGTTCGCTGATCGACTTTATAAGCGAACGAGGCGGATAAAAATAGCTGCGACAGATCGACGCCGGTATTGCCAGCAGCAAATACCGATTTTGCGTAACTGGTATTCATACCACCTTGGGCAAAGGCGGCGATATTCATTGCCCAGCGATCGTTCAGCGTGGTTTTATAGCCAATGTTTGGGATCGCAAAGCCAGTTTTTCCCGATGTCGTGCTACCGAGTTGCAGTGGCATTTGTTGTGCGGGAATATCTTGTGGTTCAGTACCAGATACGGTGAATTTACGGTCAGGTAAAAACAAACTTAAATCAATACTCATTTGGTCTTCTATTTGCCAAATACTGCCTGGGTTGTAGGCCCCAGCTATGGCGTCTTGAGCCGCAGCGGTCGTTGCACCGGCCATTGCCGCGCTGTTGTGGCCATAGCCATGGCGAAAGTAGCCATTGGTCGCGAAAACTGAGCTTGATAACAGGCTACCGAGAATAACTATCGACATACCTAAATTTAACTTCATTATATATACCTAAAAATTCGAATTGGCGCGAATTGTATAGCTTTTGGTTATATAGGTATAGGCTGGTTATAGACTCGAGTCGTCTATCTAATAACCGATTTTCATTGAGTGCACAGCTACGTGATAACAGCGCCAGTGTTGTCACTATAAATTTAGGCTGATTTACCACGGCCAATATCGGTGACATTTCATGGGGCAGAGTAAACACCTAATTTGCAGTCATCGCTCAGCGCTCGAAGGTAACAGCGCTCGAGGGCGTGCAAAAAGTGATATGTATGTTATATAAACAGCAGGGAGAGATGGGCGCGTGTCTTTACATGGCTAAGTGACACGCGCCAATGATTGAACGCTAAAACACATACGCAAAAGCTTATGTGCCCAAGCTTAAGCGAAAAAGATCAGGCTTTGCTTTCAGGGACATAGCCTTCAATTTTCGGCTCTTTTCCTTCAAATAAAAACGCCACCATGGTTTGTTCAAGAAACTTTCTATCTTCGGCATTCATCATTGATAACTTGTGCTCGTTGATCAACA harbors:
- a CDS encoding OmpP1/FadL family transporter, with the protein product MKLNLGMSIVILGSLLSSSVFATNGYFRHGYGHNSAAMAGATTAAAQDAIAGAYNPGSIWQIEDQMSIDLSLFLPDRKFTVSGTEPQDIPAQQMPLQLGSTTSGKTGFAIPNIGYKTTLNDRWAMNIAAFAQGGMNTSYAKSVFAAGNTGVDLSQLFLSASFAYKVDQRTQIGFAPIAVYQRFSAEGLTSFASFSANPDAVSNRGYDNSYGYGYRIGIAHRVSEQMTLGASYQDILEVTKFDKYSGLFAEQGRFDVPTTWNVGVAWQQGDLLLTLDHQTIKYADVNAIGHGFMPAFAQIMMGSTDHLLGAKYGPGFGWRDMRVAKAGLAYRLAKGTFRAGISYGKQPIEQTEVLFNILAPGVQEWHFTAGYEYQLNNGDALSLSVMHSPKKQISGLHPANQQQQISLSMEQFEVTLGYRF